Proteins from a genomic interval of Symmachiella macrocystis:
- a CDS encoding lactate racemase domain-containing protein, whose product MSEIHVELPWGAWYRDELHRLQLPGHWEVDVLAPAGGPACTPQDIQAAITAPIDSPPLTELAAGKTSACIVIDDMSRPTRTAMILPPLLEQLRQAGIADSAVSIVMATGSHGNVPAEDIAKKVGPEIAATYRVECHDCRGDLASTGIAYGDRELRVNRTFYEAELKLGISSILPHSFAGFSGGAKLVLPGLTDVEATARSHKFVQLGLRGGADPDRNKFRSEAEQLARTLGMEFIVCVVSNQQRDPSHVFAGNIVAAHRAACHAASGVFSTELRRDYDCLILNAYPKDNDLIQAENVFIALKTAKSPTVGDDGVIVITTAASEGVGQHGLFEPGGLSYRAPQPKRFLKNRELWLYAPTVTTQNARALYWEGYPVFQRPEELTAALDQRFPQPTRCGVFPCAPMQQVSDARGAVMGVAV is encoded by the coding sequence ATGTCTGAGATTCACGTCGAACTTCCTTGGGGGGCTTGGTACCGCGACGAATTACATCGTCTGCAGTTGCCCGGTCATTGGGAAGTTGACGTCTTGGCACCTGCCGGAGGACCGGCATGCACGCCGCAGGACATTCAAGCAGCAATCACCGCACCGATTGATAGCCCACCGCTGACGGAGTTGGCCGCTGGAAAAACGTCGGCTTGCATCGTGATCGATGACATGTCCCGACCCACTCGTACAGCCATGATTCTGCCGCCGTTGCTGGAACAATTGCGGCAGGCCGGCATTGCCGATTCAGCAGTCTCCATCGTGATGGCCACTGGTTCGCATGGAAATGTTCCGGCGGAGGACATCGCCAAAAAAGTCGGTCCGGAAATCGCAGCGACCTATCGCGTCGAATGCCACGATTGCCGCGGCGACTTGGCTTCGACCGGCATTGCCTACGGCGACCGCGAACTACGCGTGAACCGCACATTTTACGAAGCGGAATTGAAGCTGGGCATCAGCTCGATCCTGCCGCACTCCTTCGCTGGTTTCAGCGGCGGCGCAAAACTCGTTCTGCCTGGATTGACCGACGTCGAGGCGACCGCCCGCAGTCACAAATTTGTGCAACTCGGTTTGCGAGGCGGAGCAGATCCCGACCGCAACAAATTCCGCAGCGAAGCCGAACAACTCGCGCGGACTCTCGGGATGGAATTCATTGTCTGTGTCGTGAGCAATCAACAACGCGATCCAAGTCATGTATTCGCCGGCAACATCGTGGCCGCGCATCGCGCCGCCTGTCATGCCGCCTCGGGGGTTTTCTCAACGGAATTGCGACGCGACTACGATTGCCTGATTCTCAATGCCTACCCGAAAGACAACGACCTGATCCAAGCTGAAAACGTTTTCATCGCCTTGAAGACCGCGAAGTCACCCACCGTTGGCGACGACGGTGTGATTGTGATAACGACTGCTGCGTCGGAAGGAGTCGGACAGCATGGTCTGTTCGAGCCGGGAGGCCTGAGCTATCGTGCTCCGCAGCCCAAGCGTTTTTTGAAAAACCGTGAGCTGTGGCTGTATGCCCCCACGGTCACCACACAAAACGCACGAGCTCTCTATTGGGAGGGCTATCCTGTCTTCCAACGGCCGGAGGAACTGACGGCCGCCTTGGATCAGCGGTTCCCGCAGCCAACGCGCTGCGGTGTCTTCCCGTGTGCTCCCATGCAACAGGTCAGCGACGCGCGCGGCGCGGTGATGGGGGTGGCGGTATGA
- a CDS encoding acyl carrier protein, with protein MKNEIRTYLTNNRASSEAGQFDDQESLLEAGVIDSMAMVDLIAHLEKTYSITIDEDDMVPENFDSVEAIVAYVTSKQG; from the coding sequence ATGAAAAACGAAATTCGAACGTACTTGACGAATAATCGCGCCTCATCCGAGGCAGGCCAATTCGACGATCAGGAGTCACTGCTCGAGGCAGGAGTCATTGACTCAATGGCTATGGTCGACTTGATTGCCCACTTGGAAAAAACGTATTCGATCACGATCGACGAAGACGACATGGTGCCCGAAAACTTCGATTCGGTCGAAGCAATCGTGGCGTATGTTACCAGTAAACAAGGTTAG
- a CDS encoding class I adenylate-forming enzyme family protein produces MKTLFAQFAERVAATPNRVAVHHRNCDTTYADLARSAAAVAAWLQAQGLQHGDRVAVLIPNSAAFVAAYLGIQAAGGVVVALNPDTTPHELTNTLGDCAPFGIVTGAAAEVPLSQIAEKLPSVRVVVRVDDKPAPVFPKSWQIAAWADAEQHPVTQTPALPQLDDIAQIIYTSGTTGKPKGVTLSHGNVAANCASIVEYLSLSADDSVLVSLPFFYSYGNSLLFTHLAVGGRLVLASDTVFWNRVLDLMQRERTTGFSGVPSTYAMLLHKSDFRTREFPELRYLTCAGGGLAPAVVDRLRDVVPNVELFLMYGQTEATARLSTLMPNEVDTKLGSIGRGIPGVDLSVLDETNSPVQPGEVGEIIARGENLMQGYWNDRTGTARVIREEGLRTGDLARVDEDGYLFIVGRKSDIIKSGAYRINPKELEEVILKLPGVAEVAVVGLPDEIQGESIVAFVVHSANEVETTAEVIFEHCRKHLPRYKMIRDVRFVDSLPKTPSGKIRKNDLRNVDNSVPA; encoded by the coding sequence ATGAAAACACTCTTCGCACAATTTGCAGAACGCGTGGCGGCAACACCGAACCGCGTAGCGGTCCATCACCGCAATTGCGACACGACCTATGCGGACTTAGCCCGCAGCGCCGCAGCAGTCGCCGCATGGTTACAAGCACAAGGCCTGCAACATGGCGATCGCGTTGCGGTGCTGATCCCCAATAGTGCAGCCTTCGTTGCCGCCTATTTGGGAATCCAAGCCGCCGGGGGCGTGGTTGTTGCTCTCAATCCAGATACGACTCCGCACGAACTCACCAACACGCTGGGCGATTGTGCACCGTTTGGCATTGTCACCGGCGCAGCGGCGGAAGTGCCTTTGTCGCAGATTGCTGAAAAATTGCCGAGCGTTCGCGTCGTGGTTCGTGTGGATGACAAACCGGCACCCGTTTTTCCAAAGTCCTGGCAAATCGCCGCCTGGGCCGATGCCGAGCAACACCCCGTCACACAAACACCAGCGCTGCCGCAGCTGGATGACATCGCGCAAATCATTTACACATCCGGCACGACCGGTAAGCCCAAGGGTGTCACGCTCAGCCACGGGAACGTCGCTGCCAATTGCGCTTCGATCGTCGAATATCTGAGCCTCTCGGCCGACGATAGCGTGTTGGTCAGTTTGCCATTCTTCTATTCCTACGGAAACTCGTTGCTATTCACACATTTGGCCGTCGGGGGTCGATTGGTGTTAGCATCCGACACGGTGTTTTGGAACCGCGTGTTGGATTTGATGCAACGCGAAAGGACCACCGGATTTTCCGGAGTCCCTTCGACCTATGCGATGTTGCTGCACAAATCCGATTTTCGCACACGGGAGTTTCCTGAGCTAAGATATCTCACATGTGCCGGTGGAGGACTTGCGCCGGCCGTCGTCGATCGGTTGCGAGACGTTGTGCCGAACGTCGAATTGTTCTTAATGTACGGACAAACCGAAGCAACCGCCCGGCTTTCGACTTTGATGCCAAATGAAGTCGACACAAAGCTGGGATCGATTGGCCGGGGGATTCCCGGAGTCGACCTGTCAGTGCTCGACGAGACGAATTCCCCAGTTCAACCGGGCGAAGTGGGAGAGATTATCGCGCGCGGCGAAAACCTCATGCAGGGTTACTGGAACGATCGCACGGGAACCGCGCGCGTCATTCGCGAAGAAGGTTTGCGGACGGGCGATCTCGCCAGAGTGGATGAGGACGGATATCTTTTCATCGTAGGCCGCAAGTCGGATATTATCAAAAGCGGCGCCTATCGAATCAATCCCAAGGAATTGGAAGAAGTCATATTAAAATTGCCGGGCGTCGCCGAAGTGGCCGTCGTGGGTCTGCCGGACGAAATCCAAGGCGAATCCATCGTGGCCTTTGTCGTGCATTCGGCCAATGAAGTAGAAACGACAGCGGAGGTGATTTTTGAACATTGTCGAAAACATCTGCCGCGTTACAAAATGATCCGCGACGTGCGATTTGTGGACAGCCTCCCCAAGACACCAAGCGGAAAGATCAGAAAAAATGACCTACGAAATGTAGACAACTCGGTGCCTGCTTAA
- a CDS encoding glycosyltransferase family 2 protein, translating into MEEAELISIVVPMYNEEGNVRPLYEAIVKEFDELWCTFELIFVDDGSRDESVATVKTLHDADSRVKLVRLSRNFGCQMAIFAGLEHATGHAVIVMDADLQHPPEIIGRMIELWKEGFEVVYTIREETEGIGFFKRLTSSAFSRLQRRLGATTLEPNVSDYRLMDQRVVKLIVAMRERKRFFRSMVEWVGFRQTGIPFVAAERFSGNTKYSYTKLIGLALDAVTSFSTLPLRLCTYVGFIAAVSVVPYALWAIYVRLFTEDSVHGWSSIIVAVLFLGGVQLISLGILGEYVGRIYEEVKGRPLYITSETCGLCDSTNSPPDNRKATTATTQEVSKQNTASETLARN; encoded by the coding sequence GTGGAGGAAGCGGAACTCATTTCCATCGTGGTTCCTATGTACAACGAGGAGGGCAACGTCCGCCCGTTGTACGAGGCGATCGTCAAAGAATTCGACGAACTGTGGTGCACGTTCGAGTTGATCTTTGTCGACGACGGCAGTCGGGACGAGTCGGTGGCAACTGTCAAAACATTGCACGACGCGGACTCGCGGGTCAAACTGGTGCGCCTTTCGCGGAACTTTGGCTGCCAGATGGCCATTTTTGCTGGCTTGGAACATGCTACAGGACACGCCGTAATCGTGATGGACGCCGATCTCCAGCACCCACCAGAAATCATCGGCCGGATGATCGAACTTTGGAAGGAAGGGTTTGAGGTCGTCTATACGATTCGCGAAGAGACTGAAGGAATCGGTTTTTTCAAACGGCTGACATCCTCGGCGTTTTCCAGATTACAACGCCGTTTGGGAGCCACGACGTTGGAGCCAAATGTCTCGGATTACCGCCTCATGGATCAACGGGTTGTCAAACTGATCGTCGCTATGCGCGAACGCAAACGGTTTTTCCGCAGCATGGTCGAATGGGTTGGTTTTCGACAAACGGGAATCCCGTTTGTGGCAGCAGAACGATTCAGCGGCAATACGAAGTACAGCTACACCAAGTTGATCGGTTTGGCTCTCGATGCGGTGACGTCGTTTTCGACGCTGCCGCTAAGATTGTGCACGTATGTCGGATTTATCGCCGCGGTCAGCGTCGTGCCGTATGCCCTGTGGGCTATTTATGTCCGTCTTTTTACTGAAGACAGCGTCCACGGGTGGTCGTCGATTATTGTTGCCGTGCTGTTTTTAGGAGGGGTGCAACTCATCTCACTGGGGATTCTCGGAGAGTATGTGGGGCGCATTTATGAAGAAGTCAAAGGCCGCCCACTGTACATCACAAGTGAAACGTGTGGTCTTTGCGATTCTACGAACAGTCCTCCGGACAATCGCAAGGCCACCACGGCAACTACACAAGAAGTCTCTAAACAGAATACAGCAAGCGAAACGCTCGCTCGAAATTGA
- a CDS encoding polysaccharide deacetylase family protein, translating to MTANLLITIDTEEEGLWGGQYRTHGNTVENVCAGVGRFQELCDRYQIPPTYVIDAPVVTNADCVDLLRKIQDDGRGEIGTHVHPWCNPPQDSYWDKQTSFLCNLPEKLQREKIVWLTAEIEKQFGRRPTSFRAGRYGLDIVGARILRELGYTVDSSVIPFSNWSSEGGPNFEYAPHTPYFVGDRGLCERCETGSLLEVPVSVGFNRPDFQRAQAIRNFAMTPWLRRMRSVGILDRLGIVRRIKFSPEQARAQDMKQLIDAYLAGGAPVMVMLFHSTSLVAGQSPYVKTAERLEEFFADLAEVFEYCLEQRGMVPATLSGFAERYIQSPSVAAT from the coding sequence ATGACTGCAAACCTGTTAATCACCATCGATACGGAAGAAGAGGGCCTGTGGGGCGGTCAGTACCGCACGCACGGGAACACCGTGGAAAATGTGTGCGCTGGTGTCGGTCGATTTCAAGAATTGTGCGACCGGTATCAGATTCCCCCAACTTACGTGATCGATGCGCCTGTCGTGACCAATGCCGACTGTGTGGATCTGTTGCGAAAGATCCAAGACGACGGACGCGGCGAGATTGGTACACACGTGCACCCCTGGTGCAATCCGCCACAGGATTCCTATTGGGACAAGCAGACTTCGTTTCTCTGTAACCTGCCCGAAAAATTACAACGCGAGAAAATCGTCTGGCTGACTGCCGAAATCGAGAAACAGTTCGGCCGCCGTCCCACCTCGTTCCGTGCGGGACGGTACGGACTCGATATCGTGGGAGCGCGAATTTTACGCGAACTCGGCTACACGGTCGATTCCAGCGTGATTCCCTTCAGTAACTGGTCATCCGAAGGCGGACCGAATTTCGAATACGCGCCGCACACGCCCTATTTCGTCGGCGATCGAGGCCTGTGCGAACGGTGTGAAACCGGTTCCTTGCTGGAGGTTCCCGTATCCGTCGGATTCAATCGTCCCGACTTCCAACGGGCACAAGCGATTCGGAATTTTGCCATGACGCCCTGGTTGCGGCGGATGCGCAGTGTCGGAATTCTCGATCGGTTGGGGATCGTACGCCGCATCAAATTCAGCCCCGAACAGGCGAGGGCACAGGACATGAAACAACTCATCGACGCCTATCTAGCAGGCGGGGCACCGGTGATGGTGATGTTGTTTCACAGCACTTCACTGGTGGCAGGGCAATCGCCCTATGTAAAAACGGCAGAGCGTTTGGAAGAGTTTTTCGCCGATTTGGCGGAAGTGTTCGAGTATTGTTTAGAGCAACGCGGAATGGTGCCCGCCACGTTGAGCGGGTTTGCCGAGCGGTATATACAATCGCCCAGTGTGGCGGCGACATAG
- a CDS encoding carbohydrate deacetylase, producing MKQLIINADDLGICESANHAIQRSFTDGVLTSASLMAIGPAFDHAVATVVNPFPDLGIGLHVCLTSGRCLTPPNKIGQLADENGRLRVGFAGLCRLAMTNDGRIQIERELDAQFQHIVDAGLVIDHVNSHRHVHMIPGIFSILARLATKYGCPAIRVSDERIRRRANLFSPSRMITTLSNAPKQMILGMFATRARKHGHSLLTCDRTFGILGSGKMNLAAMSAVVTATTVGTYEVITHPGELVNALNDELSQGDRRFWNSSFRNQELQALLDPRFKAWMEINHVQPARYADIACLASNRKVCPLSEQQGSDENAPQVDCGASAKTGNHKHN from the coding sequence GTGAAACAACTCATCATCAATGCCGACGATCTGGGGATCTGTGAATCAGCGAACCACGCGATTCAACGCAGTTTCACCGATGGAGTGCTGACCAGCGCGAGCTTGATGGCCATCGGACCTGCGTTTGACCATGCCGTGGCAACAGTTGTGAATCCTTTCCCGGACCTCGGCATCGGGTTGCACGTCTGTTTAACAAGCGGTCGTTGTCTCACACCGCCAAACAAGATCGGCCAATTGGCCGATGAAAACGGTCGACTACGCGTTGGGTTTGCTGGATTGTGCCGATTGGCAATGACCAACGACGGACGGATACAAATCGAACGGGAGTTGGACGCGCAATTCCAGCATATTGTAGATGCCGGATTGGTGATCGATCACGTCAACAGCCACCGTCACGTTCATATGATTCCGGGGATATTTTCAATCCTTGCCCGCCTTGCCACAAAATATGGCTGTCCGGCGATTCGAGTGTCCGATGAAAGAATTAGGCGTCGTGCAAACCTCTTTAGCCCCAGTCGGATGATCACCACCCTGAGCAATGCTCCCAAGCAAATGATCCTGGGAATGTTTGCGACGCGGGCACGGAAACATGGGCATTCCCTGCTGACTTGTGACCGGACATTTGGAATCCTGGGCAGCGGTAAAATGAATCTTGCAGCCATGTCCGCAGTAGTTACAGCGACAACGGTAGGCACCTATGAAGTCATCACCCACCCCGGAGAATTGGTCAATGCATTGAACGATGAATTATCACAGGGGGATCGCCGGTTTTGGAATTCTTCATTCCGAAATCAGGAATTACAAGCACTACTCGATCCTAGATTCAAGGCCTGGATGGAGATCAATCACGTCCAACCGGCAAGGTACGCGGACATCGCCTGCCTCGCAAGCAATCGCAAGGTTTGTCCTCTTAGCGAGCAGCAAGGCAGCGATGAGAATGCGCCGCAGGTTGACTGCGGGGCTTCCGCAAAAACCGGCAACCACAAACACAACTAG